A section of the Campylobacter lanienae NCTC 13004 genome encodes:
- a CDS encoding SDR family NAD(P)-dependent oxidoreductase: MKNTAFITGATSGFGEAMARALSKDGYKLILLGRRKDRLENLANELLNSHIIACDIRDKNALFKAVDELPNEYRDIEILINNAGLALGLERVNEASLDDFETMIDTNIKGLLYATKAILPIMTKRKSGYIFNLGSVAGQWPYPGGNVYGATKAFVKQFSFNLRNDLKGDNIRVTEIAPGIAKTEFSLVRYKGDEQKSDAVYDGTEYLKADDIAQIVLDCINLPKHVNINSLEVMPTTQSWAGFFFEKE, translated from the coding sequence ATGAAAAATACAGCATTTATCACAGGTGCTACATCTGGTTTTGGGGAGGCGATGGCTAGGGCTTTATCTAAAGATGGATATAAATTAATTTTGCTTGGTCGTCGCAAAGATAGATTGGAGAATTTAGCTAATGAACTTTTGAATTCTCACATAATCGCTTGTGATATTAGGGACAAAAACGCTCTATTTAAAGCAGTTGATGAGCTACCAAATGAGTATAGAGATATTGAAATTTTAATCAATAACGCAGGGCTTGCCCTTGGGCTTGAGAGAGTTAATGAGGCGAGCTTGGATGATTTTGAGACTATGATTGATACTAATATCAAAGGGCTTTTATACGCTACTAAAGCTATTTTACCGATTATGACAAAGCGAAAAAGCGGATATATCTTTAATCTTGGCTCCGTGGCTGGTCAGTGGCCATATCCTGGCGGAAATGTCTATGGTGCTACTAAGGCCTTTGTAAAGCAGTTTAGCTTTAATCTTAGAAATGACTTAAAAGGCGATAATATACGAGTTACAGAGATCGCACCTGGTATTGCTAAGACCGAATTTAGCCTAGTAAGATATAAAGGCGATGAGCAAAAGAGCGATGCGGTATATGATGGAACTGAGTATTTAAAGGCAGATGATATCGCTCAAATCGTGCTTGATTGTATAAATTTACCAAAACATGTCAATATAAATAGCCTTGAAGTTATGCCGACAACGCAGAGTTGGGCTGGATTTTTCTTTGAAAAAGAGTAG
- the trmA gene encoding tRNA (uridine(54)-C5)-methyltransferase TrmA, translating into MDCKYLNSCGSCVLELSYNEQKELKIAKIKELFARFYSGEIEFFESSEVGFRSRAEFGIWHENGDISYSMRGRNSKKIEIDGCQIVDLKISNLMPRLLNAIKDDEALVNRLFGIEFISSAKSLVATLLYHKDVNQISANLSKLQSNLKIGLIARSRGVKLEFGRVNIDEILRINGRDFYYTMSDTAFIQPNKNINEKMISWAINGIDDGGDLIELYCGHGNFTIPISLKFNRILATEISKSSIDMALKNCKLNSVDNIKFVRLSAGELMDAMAKKREFNRLRGVDLDGFDFTHILVDPPRAGCEIGVLEFMSKIKNIIYISCNPLTLRDNLEILSKTHRVSKFAIFDQFVHTNHIECGVILTKIDS; encoded by the coding sequence GTGGATTGTAAATATTTAAATAGCTGTGGTAGCTGTGTTTTAGAGCTTAGTTATAATGAACAAAAAGAGCTAAAAATAGCTAAGATTAAAGAGCTTTTTGCTAGGTTTTATAGCGGTGAGATTGAGTTTTTTGAGTCTAGTGAGGTTGGATTTAGGAGTAGGGCGGAGTTTGGAATTTGGCACGAAAATGGCGATATTAGCTACTCTATGCGTGGGAGAAACTCTAAAAAAATAGAGATTGATGGTTGTCAAATTGTGGATTTGAAAATTTCAAATTTAATGCCAAGATTGCTAAATGCTATAAAAGATGATGAAGCTTTAGTTAATAGGCTCTTTGGCATAGAGTTTATCAGCTCAGCCAAGAGCCTTGTGGCGACACTTTTATACCATAAAGATGTAAATCAAATTAGTGCTAATCTATCAAAACTACAATCAAATTTAAAAATCGGCCTAATTGCTAGAAGTAGGGGAGTTAAGTTGGAATTTGGTAGGGTGAATATAGATGAAATATTGCGTATTAATGGGCGTGATTTTTACTACACTATGAGCGATACGGCCTTCATCCAACCAAATAAAAATATAAATGAAAAGATGATTTCATGGGCTATAAATGGGATTGATGATGGCGGTGATTTGATAGAGTTGTATTGTGGTCATGGTAACTTCACAATACCAATTAGCTTGAAATTTAACCGAATTCTAGCCACTGAAATCTCCAAAAGCTCCATTGATATGGCGCTTAAAAATTGTAAGCTAAATAGCGTTGATAATATCAAATTTGTCCGCCTTAGCGCTGGTGAATTAATGGATGCTATGGCTAAAAAGAGGGAATTTAATAGGCTAAGGGGCGTGGATTTAGATGGTTTTGATTTTACTCATATTTTGGTCGATCCGCCTCGTGCTGGGTGCGAGATAGGAGTGCTTGAGTTTATGAGTAAAATAAAAAATATAATCTACATCTCATGTAATCCATTGACACTTAGAGATAACTTAGAGATTTTATCCAAAACTCATAGGGTAAGTAAATTTGCGATTTTTGATCAATTTGTTCATACCAATCACATTGAGTGTGGGGTAATCTTGACAAAGATAGATAGCTAA